The genomic window CAACGAGGCGAAGGTCCCGGTGTCCAGCCACGCCGTCCCGCGGTCGAGGACGGTGACGGTCAGCCGGCCCTCGCGCAGGTAGTGCTCGTTGACCGCGGTGATCTCGAGCTCCCCCCGGGCGCTGGGCCGGATGCCGCGGGCCACCTCGACCACCGACGACTCGTAGAAGTACAGCCCCGGCACGGCGTAGGAGCTCTTCGGCGCGGCCGGCTTCTCCTCGATGGAGAGGACCTTCCCGGAGCCGTCGAACTCCACGACGCCGTAGTCCTGGGGGTTGGCGACGTGGTAGGCGAACACGTGCCCGCCCTCGGGGTCGGGCAGCCGTCCGAGCGCCGTCCCGAGGCCCGCGCCGTAGAAGATGTTGTCGCCCAGGACCAGGGCCACCGACTCATCACCGACGAAACCGGCGCCGATGAGGAAGGCCTGCGCCAGCCCCTCGGGCCGCTCCTGCACGGCGTACTCGATCCGCATCCCGAGCCGGCCGCCGTCGCCGAGCAGGGCGCGGAAGGCGGCCTGGTCGCCGGGCGTGGTGATGACCAGCACCTCG from Geodermatophilus normandii includes these protein-coding regions:
- the rfbA gene encoding glucose-1-phosphate thymidylyltransferase RfbA, coding for MRGIILAGGTGSRLFPITQAVSKQLMPVYDKPMVYYPLSTLMMAGVREVLVITTPGDQAAFRALLGDGGRLGMRIEYAVQERPEGLAQAFLIGAGFVGDESVALVLGDNIFYGAGLGTALGRLPDPEGGHVFAYHVANPQDYGVVEFDGSGKVLSIEEKPAAPKSSYAVPGLYFYESSVVEVARGIRPSARGELEITAVNEHYLREGRLTVTVLDRGTAWLDTGTFASLRQATEFVSVVEERQGLKIGCIEEVAWRQGWLDDDGLRRAAEPLAKSGYGDYLLGLLEDGRIAR